Proteins encoded within one genomic window of Chelatococcus sp. HY11:
- a CDS encoding M81 family metallopeptidase, producing the protein MNRAALPQPRVMVARIFHESHGFSPIPTPQDCFLVSRGEAVLSEARGSGTTLGGIISALDAAGVELIPVLSASAPPSGLVEHDFYLSLKQEILAAVEAHAPDAIALELHGAMGTTVLPDAEGDLLRDLRLAIGPDGVIGVGLDLHAHLTEAMLAASDICIACKENPHSDVVACGEKVARGILSVLAGSLHPVRTLVKVPMLLPGGNETATGPLRDLHDMARDLSAREAGMWDISLYNVFRFLDDAGIGQAVVVTSAEGTEMSARAAASELGEAFWRKRGEFVDDLMSIDEALDHVAEHAGTTPYVLADMGDRVLAGAPGDSTAILTALLSRSDGLRAAVPITDAVSVARAQQLGPGAIARFQLGGGMTPGFQPIDVEARVVRIGDGMFNMRGPYRGGEPTALGPVAVLEIDGRVSVLVTSKPGFTHDPAAFEDNGIMIADQDCIVVKSGYHFTLNFAGLAKPLMLRTPGIGYFTQGMFNWTKGRFWPEHDVGPMPVGSPVAFPHARGEASPPTGQA; encoded by the coding sequence ATGAACAGGGCCGCATTGCCTCAGCCGCGCGTCATGGTGGCGCGGATCTTCCATGAATCGCACGGGTTCAGCCCGATTCCCACGCCACAGGATTGCTTCCTGGTGTCCCGGGGAGAGGCGGTCCTCAGCGAGGCGAGGGGATCCGGAACAACGCTAGGCGGTATTATTTCGGCCCTCGATGCGGCGGGCGTGGAACTGATCCCGGTGCTTTCAGCCTCCGCGCCGCCAAGCGGCCTCGTTGAGCATGACTTCTATCTCAGCCTCAAACAGGAAATTCTTGCGGCCGTTGAGGCGCATGCCCCCGATGCCATCGCTCTCGAATTGCATGGTGCGATGGGCACCACCGTCCTGCCAGATGCTGAAGGCGACCTTCTACGCGACTTGCGCCTGGCCATCGGTCCGGATGGCGTGATCGGCGTCGGCCTTGATCTCCATGCGCATCTGACGGAGGCCATGCTGGCGGCCTCGGACATCTGTATCGCCTGTAAGGAAAACCCCCATTCCGACGTTGTCGCATGCGGAGAGAAAGTCGCGCGGGGCATCCTCTCCGTGCTTGCTGGATCGCTTCATCCCGTTCGCACACTGGTGAAGGTTCCCATGCTGCTGCCAGGGGGCAACGAAACAGCGACAGGTCCCCTGCGCGATCTCCACGACATGGCACGCGATCTGTCGGCGCGGGAAGCGGGGATGTGGGATATATCCCTCTACAATGTCTTTCGTTTCCTCGATGACGCTGGAATCGGGCAGGCGGTGGTCGTCACCAGTGCCGAGGGCACGGAGATGAGCGCCCGGGCCGCGGCCTCTGAGCTGGGCGAAGCCTTCTGGCGCAAGCGGGGCGAGTTCGTCGACGACCTCATGTCAATCGATGAGGCCCTTGATCATGTCGCAGAACATGCCGGTACCACGCCTTACGTCCTCGCCGACATGGGAGACCGGGTGCTTGCGGGAGCACCGGGAGATTCGACGGCGATCCTGACGGCCCTGTTGTCTCGCTCGGACGGCCTGCGCGCCGCCGTGCCCATCACCGACGCGGTCAGCGTGGCCCGGGCCCAGCAGCTGGGTCCCGGGGCAATCGCGCGTTTTCAGCTTGGCGGCGGGATGACACCGGGTTTCCAGCCGATCGATGTCGAAGCCCGCGTTGTGCGCATCGGCGACGGGATGTTCAACATGCGTGGTCCCTACAGGGGGGGCGAGCCGACCGCGCTTGGCCCGGTCGCGGTTCTGGAGATCGATGGGCGCGTCTCGGTTCTCGTCACGAGCAAGCCTGGCTTCACCCATGATCCAGCCGCCTTTGAAGACAACGGCATCATGATTGCGGACCAGGACTGCATCGTCGTCAAATCCGGCTATCACTTCACGCTGAATTTCGCCGGCCTCGCAAAGCCCTTGATGCTGCGAACGCCGGGGATCGGCTATTTCACCCAAGGTATGTTCAACTGGACAAAAGGGCGCTTCTGGCCGGAACACGACGTGGGCCCAATGCCTGTCGGATCTCCCGTCGCTTTCCCCCACGCGCGTGGCGAAGCCTCCCCACCGACAGGGCAAGCTTGA
- a CDS encoding ABC transporter permease → MSTTLSETNALDVLRSPPASKAALHPALGRWLLNGFVGLVLVFLLLPTVLVVPMSLGEAAYIQFPPEGLTLKWYQAYFSDADWMSATWFSLKIALATTLSATIIGTLASFAVVRGNLPGARALQALTLAPLIVPHIVLAVALYLVFAPVGLTGNFTGFAIAHTMMSVPYVMLTVSAALQRIDPALELAALNCGATRAQAFWHVVLPNIAPGVAAGAVFAFLASFDEATVAFFISGVDGKTITRKLFEDIDYNLTPVIAAASTVMVVLSLVLMGGVEWLRSRSAASTR, encoded by the coding sequence ATGTCAACGACGCTGTCGGAAACCAACGCTCTGGATGTTTTGCGCTCGCCCCCGGCTTCGAAAGCTGCCTTGCATCCAGCCCTCGGCCGCTGGCTCCTCAACGGCTTCGTGGGGCTCGTCCTTGTGTTTCTCCTGTTGCCGACGGTGCTGGTGGTGCCGATGTCGCTGGGGGAAGCCGCGTACATCCAGTTTCCACCAGAAGGGCTGACCCTGAAATGGTATCAGGCCTATTTCTCCGATGCGGACTGGATGAGCGCGACCTGGTTCAGCCTGAAGATCGCGCTGGCGACGACACTGTCGGCGACAATCATTGGAACGCTGGCGTCCTTCGCCGTCGTGCGTGGCAACCTGCCGGGTGCGCGCGCCCTCCAGGCCTTGACGCTCGCGCCGCTGATCGTCCCCCATATCGTGCTGGCGGTCGCACTCTATCTCGTCTTCGCGCCGGTGGGGCTCACGGGTAATTTCACGGGCTTCGCGATCGCCCATACCATGATGTCGGTTCCGTATGTCATGCTGACGGTGTCCGCCGCGTTACAGCGGATCGATCCAGCCCTCGAGCTCGCCGCGCTCAACTGCGGCGCCACACGCGCGCAGGCCTTCTGGCATGTGGTGCTGCCGAACATCGCCCCGGGTGTAGCGGCCGGTGCCGTCTTCGCTTTCCTTGCTTCTTTCGACGAGGCGACGGTGGCTTTCTTCATCTCCGGTGTCGACGGCAAGACCATCACGCGCAAGCTGTTCGAGGACATCGACTATAATCTGACGCCGGTCATCGCTGCTGCCTCGACGGTCATGGTCGTCCTCTCCCTCGTCCTGATGGGTGGGGTCGAGTGGCTTCGCAGCCGGAGCGCGGCTTCAACGCGATAG
- a CDS encoding ABC transporter permease — MADVTAASSDRTAAGQLSRSASLALALPLVLLLVLAFLLPVAKLLMGSIFTPTPTAENYLRIAQEPIFLRILLRTVQTAAIVTLLAFVLGYPVALVMTRLSGRAAMLVAACVLIPLWTSVLVRSYAWIVLLQRTGVVNSTLMSWGLIDQPLKLIYTEGAVIVAMTHVLMPYMILPIFSALRSIPPELERAARNLGAGPWTSFTAVTLPLSLPGVYAGAIMVFILSLGFYVTPALVGGPQNLTIATLIGQQTTELLNWPFAGALAGVLLLVTLGLVGLFRRFLSFGKAA, encoded by the coding sequence ATGGCTGATGTGACAGCTGCCTCTTCAGATCGCACGGCCGCTGGCCAGCTTTCCCGGTCGGCCTCATTGGCGCTCGCGCTACCGCTCGTCCTGCTGCTCGTTCTGGCGTTTCTTCTGCCGGTTGCGAAACTCCTCATGGGCAGCATTTTCACGCCGACCCCGACGGCGGAGAATTATCTGCGGATCGCGCAGGAGCCCATTTTCCTGCGTATTCTCCTGCGCACGGTGCAGACCGCCGCCATCGTCACACTTCTGGCTTTCGTCCTCGGCTACCCCGTCGCCTTGGTCATGACGAGGCTCAGCGGTCGCGCCGCGATGCTTGTGGCCGCCTGTGTCCTCATCCCGCTTTGGACCAGCGTGCTTGTCCGCTCCTATGCCTGGATCGTGCTTCTGCAGAGGACGGGAGTGGTGAACAGCACGCTGATGAGTTGGGGGCTTATCGATCAGCCCCTAAAGCTCATCTACACCGAAGGGGCTGTCATCGTCGCCATGACGCATGTGCTGATGCCCTACATGATCCTTCCGATTTTTTCCGCGCTCCGATCGATCCCGCCGGAACTCGAGAGAGCCGCGCGCAACCTTGGCGCTGGACCCTGGACCAGTTTCACCGCCGTCACGCTGCCGCTCAGCCTTCCTGGCGTTTATGCCGGGGCGATCATGGTCTTCATCCTGTCTCTTGGATTCTATGTCACACCGGCGCTGGTCGGCGGGCCCCAGAACCTGACCATCGCGACCTTGATCGGGCAGCAGACGACCGAACTGCTCAACTGGCCGTTCGCCGGAGCCTTGGCCGGGGTCCTGCTGTTGGTGACGCTTGGTCTGGTCGGCCTATTCAGGCGGTTCCTCAGCTTTGGAAAGGCTGCGTGA
- a CDS encoding ABC transporter ATP-binding protein, whose protein sequence is MSGMSNSDALQARRSLTPPKGEAIAIKGISKRFGQIVGVDGVDLHVEAGEFLSLLGPSGSGKTTLLMMLAGFETPSSGTITLGSRDLTHVPPNRRGIGMVFQRYALFPHMSVAQNVAFPLKMRGLGRADIAPLVDQALARVRLQDYGDRSPAQLSGGQQQRVAVARALVFQPPVLLMDEPLGALDKKLREELQIEIKKLHASLGITIIYVTHDQEEALTMSDRIAVMDKGRIKQLGSPVSLYHEPNSSFVADFIGKMNFLKGVVSRLDDRSIEVMVSGQTISVARSQLGGRDEIAVGRPVRIAARPESLSPAQTGEGAIAGEIETSIFLGSHRTLIVRSDDGTQLQVQVPSSNRDSGAEMHGRAFVRLDPSAVRVFAGEG, encoded by the coding sequence ATGAGCGGGATGTCGAACAGCGATGCCTTGCAGGCACGCCGAAGCCTGACACCTCCGAAAGGCGAAGCCATCGCCATCAAAGGCATATCGAAGCGGTTTGGACAGATTGTCGGTGTGGATGGGGTCGATCTTCATGTCGAGGCCGGTGAGTTCCTCTCGCTGCTCGGTCCTTCCGGCTCGGGCAAGACCACGCTTTTGATGATGCTGGCGGGTTTTGAAACACCGAGTTCCGGAACGATCACATTGGGTAGCCGGGACCTGACGCATGTGCCGCCCAACCGGCGCGGCATAGGAATGGTGTTTCAGCGCTATGCCCTTTTCCCGCATATGAGCGTGGCGCAGAACGTCGCATTTCCGCTCAAGATGCGTGGCTTGGGCAGGGCCGATATAGCTCCTCTCGTCGATCAGGCCCTGGCGCGTGTGCGGCTTCAGGACTATGGCGACCGTTCGCCGGCGCAGCTCTCCGGCGGCCAGCAGCAACGCGTCGCCGTGGCGCGGGCGCTGGTCTTCCAGCCCCCGGTTCTCCTGATGGATGAGCCGCTGGGAGCCCTCGACAAGAAGCTGCGCGAGGAGCTCCAGATCGAGATCAAGAAGCTGCACGCGAGCCTTGGCATCACCATCATCTATGTGACGCATGATCAGGAAGAAGCGCTGACGATGTCCGACCGCATCGCGGTCATGGACAAAGGGCGCATCAAGCAACTGGGTAGCCCAGTGTCGCTGTATCATGAGCCAAACAGCAGCTTCGTCGCTGATTTCATCGGCAAGATGAATTTCCTGAAGGGCGTCGTCAGTCGTCTGGACGATCGTTCGATCGAAGTCATGGTCTCCGGGCAGACGATCAGTGTCGCGCGGTCCCAGCTCGGCGGCCGCGATGAGATTGCGGTCGGCCGCCCTGTCCGAATCGCCGCCCGTCCCGAGAGCCTGAGCCCGGCGCAAACCGGTGAGGGAGCGATCGCGGGGGAGATCGAAACCTCGATCTTTCTCGGATCGCACAGGACCCTGATCGTCAGGTCCGACGACGGGACACAGCTTCAGGTGCAAGTTCCCTCGTCCAATCGCGACAGCGGTGCTGAAATGCATGGCAGGGCCTTTGTGCGGCTGGACCCAAGCGCCGTTCGCGTGTTCGCAGGCGAGGGCTGA
- a CDS encoding GntR family transcriptional regulator translates to MSEHLLAGVVTPIARQSNLGELTYGRLKEIIVAGSFPPNEKLTVRSVAAALGVSTTPARDAINRLLSEGALVNEGPKTVVIPSLTLDALDEVTATRLALEGLAAERSVLAAAPADVTALERMQTAINAGLDAADYREVLKVNREFHFLIYRLSGWPRLVAMIESLWLRVGPSLNELYPDFAQNRRGVSNHMASIEGLRAKDGIKVRAAVEQDIRDGYVRLKAMIASRN, encoded by the coding sequence ATGTCGGAGCATTTGCTCGCCGGGGTCGTCACACCCATTGCTCGCCAGTCCAATCTGGGGGAGCTCACCTATGGACGCCTGAAGGAAATTATCGTCGCCGGCTCCTTCCCGCCTAATGAGAAGCTGACTGTGAGATCGGTCGCGGCGGCCCTTGGGGTGAGTACGACACCGGCCCGCGATGCCATCAACCGGCTGCTCTCCGAAGGTGCTCTCGTCAACGAGGGCCCAAAGACGGTTGTCATTCCCTCCCTTACGCTCGACGCACTCGATGAGGTCACGGCCACACGCCTTGCCCTTGAGGGCCTCGCCGCCGAGCGTTCGGTTCTGGCGGCGGCTCCAGCCGATGTCACGGCATTGGAGAGGATGCAGACCGCCATCAATGCGGGGCTGGACGCCGCCGACTATCGCGAGGTCCTCAAGGTCAACCGGGAATTCCATTTCCTGATCTATCGTCTGTCCGGATGGCCGCGACTTGTCGCGATGATCGAATCGCTCTGGCTGCGGGTAGGCCCCTCGCTCAATGAGCTCTATCCGGACTTCGCCCAGAACCGGCGGGGAGTCTCCAATCATATGGCCTCCATCGAGGGGCTACGCGCAAAGGACGGTATCAAGGTCAGGGCGGCCGTGGAGCAGGATATCCGCGATGGCTATGTCCGTCTCAAAGCGATGATCGCCTCGCGTAACTAA
- a CDS encoding aspartate aminotransferase family protein, translating to MTATTTEGHNSVGSASREAFKRAQRVFIDGTTRVTIERDPIPRYMDKGEGAYLVDVDGRRFLDLNGNFTTLIHGHRFLPVIEAVTRQLQSGPCFANPTLAEIDLAELICGRVPGVETIRFVNTGSEAVMFAIKAARAFTGRPAIAKIEGAYHGAYDWVEVSQASTPDNWGQEDAPARVPYYHGMPASVLREVVPLRFNDVALLEKQITAHAADLAAIVLDPMPSRAGLIAPIPEFVTAVQRIAKKHGVLIIADEVLSFRQGYEGASARYGLSPDLFTFGKIIGGGLPVGAIAGSRAVMSVFDASGGRPLLPQGGTFSANPLSMVAGLASMTALDGDAFAHLEQLGDRLREQLTAAIARNRAPFSVSGAASLFRIHPKAVLPRDFREATPTAAQAHAMRELSRAFAESGIILPNGAAACLSTPMTTEDTDHVASVFDDFLAKRSDIIESLAV from the coding sequence ATGACGGCAACCACGACCGAAGGTCACAACTCCGTAGGGAGCGCTTCGCGGGAAGCGTTCAAACGCGCGCAACGCGTTTTCATTGACGGCACGACACGCGTCACGATCGAGCGTGATCCTATCCCGCGCTATATGGACAAGGGGGAAGGCGCTTATCTCGTTGATGTCGATGGGCGGCGTTTCCTCGATTTGAACGGGAACTTCACGACGCTCATCCACGGCCATCGCTTCCTGCCCGTGATCGAGGCTGTCACACGCCAGCTGCAGTCGGGGCCCTGCTTCGCCAATCCGACATTGGCCGAGATCGATCTCGCCGAACTGATCTGCGGACGCGTTCCCGGCGTCGAGACGATCCGCTTCGTCAATACAGGCTCGGAGGCGGTGATGTTCGCCATCAAGGCTGCCCGTGCTTTTACCGGGCGCCCGGCGATCGCCAAGATCGAGGGCGCCTATCATGGCGCCTATGATTGGGTCGAAGTCAGCCAGGCAAGCACACCGGACAATTGGGGGCAGGAGGACGCGCCGGCGAGAGTGCCTTACTATCACGGCATGCCGGCGTCCGTTTTAAGAGAGGTGGTGCCTCTCCGCTTCAATGACGTCGCTCTCCTGGAAAAGCAGATCACAGCCCACGCCGCCGACCTGGCGGCCATCGTGCTCGACCCGATGCCGAGCCGCGCCGGCCTGATCGCGCCAATCCCCGAATTCGTTACAGCGGTTCAGCGGATAGCCAAGAAACACGGCGTTCTCATTATCGCGGACGAGGTGCTGAGCTTTCGCCAAGGCTATGAGGGCGCTTCCGCGCGGTATGGACTGTCCCCGGACCTCTTCACATTCGGAAAGATCATCGGCGGCGGGCTCCCTGTCGGTGCGATCGCCGGCAGTCGCGCGGTCATGAGCGTCTTCGACGCATCCGGCGGGCGGCCACTTCTGCCGCAAGGCGGGACCTTCTCGGCCAATCCGCTGTCGATGGTGGCCGGCCTTGCTTCAATGACCGCGCTGGATGGAGACGCCTTTGCGCATCTCGAACAGCTGGGAGACCGGCTGCGTGAGCAACTCACCGCCGCGATCGCGCGAAACCGGGCTCCGTTCTCGGTCTCGGGTGCCGCATCCCTCTTCCGGATTCACCCGAAGGCGGTCCTCCCCCGCGATTTCCGCGAGGCGACGCCGACGGCCGCGCAGGCGCATGCCATGAGGGAACTCAGTCGCGCCTTCGCCGAAAGCGGAATCATCCTCCCGAACGGCGCCGCCGCCTGCCTCTCCACCCCGATGACCACCGAGGATACCGATCACGTCGCCTCGGTGTTCGACGACTTTCTCGCCAAGCGCAGCGACATCATCGAAAGCCTCGCAGTATGA
- a CDS encoding acetolactate synthase catalytic subunit, with the protein MTSPNPTVAQAIAHALKRHGVDVIFGQSLPSAVILAAEAIGIRQIAYRQENMGGAMADGFARISGRVSVVAAQNGPAATLLVPPLAEALKASIPIVALVQDVERHQVDKNAFQELDHVALFASCAKWTRRLSGADRVDDTIDAAFAAAASGRPGPAVLLLPADLLRETAIPSAFARGASYGSFPLDRIRPAQADVDAAARAIAAARHPVVMAGGGALSAGAPAALARLQDIAALPVLTTNMGKGAVDEYHALSCGVLGALVGPASLGRYSRELLAEADLILQVGTRNNQNGTDSWRLVPPTARVIQIDIDPQEIGRNYEALRLVGTAAETVDALAETLGQMDLSIRTRARPSLEARIAEIWRRFEASRAPLVQHNTSPIRPERVMAELQKLLAPDTIVVADASYSSMWIVGQLRGLAPGMRFLTPRGLAGLGWGLPLAMGAKVAKPDARVVALVGDGGFAHSWAELETMVRMDIALTVIVLNNGILGYQKDAETVKFGAYTTACHFAPVDHVAIARACGCVGVRVDTPSAILPALREALGSNHPTLIEVMTDPDAHPAISLFDGTLDHAVTPEPELV; encoded by the coding sequence ATGACCAGCCCGAATCCCACCGTCGCGCAAGCGATTGCCCATGCCCTGAAGCGCCATGGCGTGGATGTCATCTTCGGACAGAGCCTGCCTTCTGCGGTCATCCTCGCCGCCGAGGCGATCGGCATCCGGCAGATCGCCTACCGCCAGGAAAACATGGGCGGCGCGATGGCCGACGGCTTCGCCCGGATCTCTGGGCGCGTCTCCGTGGTCGCCGCGCAAAACGGCCCTGCCGCGACCCTTCTCGTGCCACCGCTCGCTGAGGCTTTAAAGGCGAGCATCCCGATCGTGGCGCTTGTCCAGGATGTCGAGCGGCATCAGGTCGACAAGAACGCTTTCCAGGAACTCGATCACGTCGCGCTGTTCGCCTCTTGCGCGAAATGGACCCGCAGGCTTTCCGGCGCCGATCGCGTCGACGACACTATCGATGCGGCGTTCGCCGCCGCCGCCAGCGGCCGGCCAGGACCTGCGGTGCTGCTGCTGCCCGCTGATCTGCTGCGTGAGACAGCGATCCCCTCGGCGTTCGCGCGCGGCGCAAGCTATGGCAGCTTTCCCCTCGACCGCATACGACCGGCCCAAGCCGATGTCGACGCAGCCGCGCGGGCAATCGCCGCGGCACGACATCCGGTCGTCATGGCTGGTGGTGGCGCTCTCTCCGCGGGCGCGCCGGCCGCCTTGGCGCGGCTTCAGGACATCGCCGCCCTGCCCGTCTTAACGACGAATATGGGAAAGGGAGCCGTCGACGAATACCACGCCCTGTCCTGCGGCGTACTCGGCGCGCTTGTCGGGCCGGCTTCGCTCGGCCGATATAGCCGGGAGCTCCTGGCCGAAGCCGATCTGATCCTCCAGGTGGGCACACGCAACAACCAGAACGGCACCGACAGCTGGAGGCTCGTGCCCCCCACGGCGCGCGTTATCCAGATCGACATCGATCCGCAGGAGATCGGGCGAAACTACGAAGCGCTTCGTCTTGTCGGCACCGCCGCCGAGACGGTTGACGCGCTAGCGGAGACGCTTGGACAGATGGATCTTTCAATACGCACCCGCGCGCGTCCCTCTCTGGAAGCCCGCATCGCCGAAATCTGGCGTCGTTTCGAAGCATCCCGTGCCCCTCTCGTCCAGCACAACACGAGCCCGATCAGGCCCGAGCGTGTCATGGCCGAGCTGCAGAAGCTGCTGGCACCGGACACCATCGTCGTCGCGGATGCGAGCTACTCCTCCATGTGGATCGTCGGCCAGTTGCGCGGACTGGCGCCTGGCATGCGCTTCCTGACACCGCGTGGCCTCGCGGGTCTTGGCTGGGGTTTGCCGCTCGCGATGGGCGCGAAGGTCGCGAAGCCCGACGCGCGCGTCGTCGCGCTCGTGGGGGATGGTGGCTTCGCCCATTCCTGGGCGGAACTCGAGACAATGGTGCGGATGGACATCGCGCTCACGGTCATCGTCCTGAACAACGGCATCCTCGGCTACCAGAAGGATGCCGAGACCGTGAAGTTCGGGGCCTATACCACAGCCTGCCATTTCGCGCCGGTCGACCATGTCGCGATCGCCCGCGCCTGCGGTTGCGTGGGAGTTCGCGTCGATACGCCCTCCGCGATTCTGCCAGCCCTTCGCGAGGCGCTCGGGAGCAATCACCCGACACTGATCGAGGTCATGACCGACCCTGATGCCCATCCGGCGATTTCGCTTTTCGACGGCACGCTCGATCACGCCGTAACACCGGAACCGGAGCTTGTCTGA
- the fabG gene encoding 3-oxoacyl-ACP reductase FabG: MDHARPVAVVSGGSSGIGLAAAEALLTEGWAVALFSQQRTHVESARETLAGRFGDDGLFADTLDLREPAAITGFFTAVSARFKRIDALVCNAGFSPKGPVGRTPLGEIPLAEWNDVLSVNLTGAMLCCQAVLPGMVERRHGRIILIGSIAGRTAPRIAGASYVASKAALTGLARSIVSEYSEYGITANTICPGRILTEMTGQSSSPANQSALSRIPARRLGLPEDIARAVVFLSAPEAGFVNGAVLDINGGEFTPT, translated from the coding sequence ATGGACCATGCTCGTCCTGTCGCTGTCGTCTCGGGTGGCAGTTCCGGCATCGGCCTCGCCGCTGCCGAAGCGCTGTTGACGGAAGGCTGGGCTGTCGCCCTGTTCAGCCAGCAGCGCACCCATGTCGAGAGCGCCCGCGAGACACTGGCGGGACGCTTCGGAGATGACGGCCTGTTCGCTGACACGCTCGATCTAAGGGAACCGGCCGCCATCACGGGCTTTTTTACCGCCGTTTCCGCGCGCTTCAAGCGGATCGATGCGCTTGTCTGCAACGCCGGCTTCTCACCAAAAGGACCGGTCGGCCGCACGCCGCTCGGTGAAATACCACTCGCCGAGTGGAACGACGTGCTGTCCGTCAATCTCACCGGCGCGATGCTCTGCTGCCAGGCCGTCCTGCCGGGCATGGTGGAAAGACGGCACGGCCGTATCATCCTGATCGGCTCGATCGCCGGGCGCACGGCGCCGCGCATCGCTGGAGCAAGCTACGTCGCTTCCAAGGCGGCGCTGACTGGCCTCGCCCGCTCCATCGTCTCGGAATATTCAGAGTACGGGATCACGGCGAATACCATCTGCCCGGGCCGGATCCTGACGGAGATGACAGGCCAGTCGTCATCGCCGGCCAACCAATCAGCGTTGTCGCGTATTCCGGCCCGTCGCCTCGGGCTGCCGGAGGATATTGCCCGCGCTGTCGTCTTTCTGTCCGCACCAGAGGCCGGCTTTGTGAATGGTGCGGTCCTCGACATCAACGGCGGCGAATTCACCCCGACCTGA
- a CDS encoding ABC transporter substrate-binding protein: MVNRKALLVSALIGMGLTNGGSHAQSRNELVITTTGGVQEQVLRETFYEPFEKATGIKIVSVSGSDAQNVARVKAMVAAGKVSWDLYQAGEIQSSSAEHRALNEDMSAFCARFSSGDDLLPGACNAAGVLAAYGTTMLVYNDEKFAGAKPRNWADFWNVKEFPGPRALPNFNDPWRVLAAALLADGVPADKLFPLDLDRAFRKMDEIRPHVALWWKTGDQSVQGFRNGEYVMGMIWQTRASALRAEKQPLEWSLDQAVLVGDRWALVKGAPNRENALRFLEFYLSNVEGQAKRCEAQTCTPVSRKAAAMMSPETQKALPLAPEVFKGLIVPDSGWINANKSRLLDRWNAWLQQ; encoded by the coding sequence ATGGTCAATCGCAAAGCGTTGCTTGTTTCGGCCCTGATTGGAATGGGCCTCACAAATGGGGGCAGCCATGCCCAATCCCGGAATGAGCTCGTCATCACGACGACGGGCGGCGTCCAGGAACAGGTCCTGCGTGAGACCTTCTACGAGCCATTCGAAAAGGCGACCGGCATCAAAATCGTCTCCGTCTCCGGGTCGGACGCTCAGAACGTCGCGCGGGTGAAAGCCATGGTCGCGGCCGGAAAAGTGAGCTGGGACCTCTATCAGGCCGGTGAGATCCAGTCGTCGTCGGCCGAGCATCGCGCCTTGAACGAAGACATGAGCGCCTTCTGCGCCCGGTTTTCAAGCGGTGACGACCTCTTGCCCGGCGCCTGCAACGCAGCGGGCGTGCTCGCCGCCTACGGCACCACGATGCTTGTCTATAACGACGAGAAATTTGCCGGCGCCAAGCCACGCAATTGGGCGGACTTCTGGAACGTCAAGGAATTCCCCGGTCCCCGCGCGCTGCCGAACTTCAACGACCCATGGCGGGTGCTGGCGGCGGCCCTGCTCGCAGATGGGGTTCCGGCCGACAAGCTGTTTCCGCTCGATCTCGACCGCGCCTTCCGAAAAATGGACGAGATCCGACCGCATGTGGCGCTCTGGTGGAAAACCGGCGACCAGAGCGTCCAGGGCTTCCGGAACGGCGAATATGTGATGGGCATGATCTGGCAGACACGGGCCTCCGCTTTGCGGGCCGAGAAGCAGCCGCTCGAATGGAGCCTCGATCAGGCTGTTCTCGTCGGCGACCGCTGGGCCCTCGTCAAAGGCGCGCCTAACCGTGAGAATGCCCTGCGTTTCCTTGAGTTCTATCTGTCAAATGTCGAGGGCCAGGCGAAGCGTTGCGAGGCGCAGACCTGTACGCCCGTCAGCCGGAAAGCTGCCGCGATGATGAGCCCGGAAACACAGAAGGCGCTGCCGCTCGCCCCGGAGGTTTTCAAGGGCCTCATCGTACCGGACAGCGGCTGGATTAACGCCAACAAGTCACGGTTGCTCGATCGCTGGAATGCCTGGCTCCAGCAGTAA